One Phocaeicola dorei genomic region harbors:
- a CDS encoding metallophosphoesterase, whose translation MRIQYMSDLHLEFQENSRYLRYNELSVTGDVLVLAGDIFYLKDKTAPVMNFWKWASKNYRQVLIIPGNHEYYNYSDVMERGFQWKWMLRENVGYYQNQVVRIDDTDFVLSTLWSHINPNDEYFVWKGMNDFRQIKFGGKLLQVEEFNRMHEISIDFIRKNIEESTANHIVVVTHHLPTLQVVAAHHRGSVLNSAFASEYDNLIANSRIDAWIYGHSHTNIDTEIGGTRVISNQMGYIFANEHLMNGFESGKFIEIK comes from the coding sequence TAATGAATTGTCTGTAACAGGTGATGTACTGGTGCTGGCAGGAGATATTTTCTACCTCAAGGATAAGACTGCTCCAGTTATGAATTTCTGGAAGTGGGCATCCAAAAATTACCGTCAGGTATTGATTATTCCTGGTAATCATGAATACTATAACTATTCGGATGTGATGGAACGCGGTTTTCAATGGAAGTGGATGTTGCGGGAGAATGTGGGTTACTATCAGAATCAGGTTGTCCGCATCGATGATACAGACTTTGTACTGAGTACACTCTGGTCGCATATCAATCCGAATGATGAGTATTTTGTATGGAAAGGTATGAACGACTTCCGACAGATTAAGTTTGGAGGGAAGCTGCTGCAGGTGGAGGAGTTCAACCGGATGCACGAGATCAGTATTGACTTTATTCGGAAAAACATCGAAGAGAGCACAGCAAACCATATTGTGGTGGTCACACATCATTTGCCTACACTCCAAGTAGTAGCAGCGCACCATAGAGGATCTGTTCTGAACAGTGCATTTGCAAGTGAGTATGATAATTTAATCGCCAATAGTAGGATTGATGCATGGATATATGGACATTCGCATACCAATATTGATACGGAAATAGGAGGGACCAGGGTAATCTCTAACCAAATGGGATATATTTTTGCAAATGAGCATCTGATGAATGGATTTGAATCGGGCAAGTTTATTGAAATTAAATGA